The Amycolatopsis sp. DG1A-15b genome window below encodes:
- a CDS encoding glycosylhydrolase-like jelly roll fold domain-containing protein, with protein sequence MPGTDLIFDHYQRGYHRTLSRWPASTAHQLGLERVYLEAMGGTGWQVTPAFVREVVGAFAVRGVNHTLLHARFSDESQIVYPPPFQPVNPWWAVSAPLNDWIGRLMEACRAPARARTALLQPQRAVESTQDTPAMAGLDTAFLTAAHALEDVQVDFDFLDEGALDADPALVAHARPDGPRLVVGRQAYGIVVVPRTPILAVGSVRTLIRFVRGGGTVVVVGEPPAHEAGGDDAGLSAALGELFAARTAVRVADPVAAATAAAAAGGAAAVLEPRHADVRVLRLEGDGCATFVVLNERAEAVDLTATFPATGVPEVWDPDTGTTAPAGVWRRAPFAGEPRGGTAVVLRLEPKATLLVVFRAGREPAHAVSSSAPVERVRIDARAAIATVRVTGPGPVTVTAVDGGRRYAGGAPVSDPLTAIPLDGDWVFRPDREGAPESTRPLGSWTALDPAYSGAAWYEKEFEVAAETLAGRKWLLDLGEVHEVAEVEINGKPAGSRLWPPYRLDVTAALRPGRTKLRVRVTNTGANARGEALTSGLLGPVRLRPYRLVDVPLS encoded by the coding sequence GTGCCGGGCACCGACCTGATCTTCGACCACTACCAGCGCGGCTACCACCGCACGCTGTCGCGCTGGCCGGCCAGCACCGCGCACCAGCTCGGGCTGGAGCGGGTCTACCTGGAGGCGATGGGCGGCACCGGCTGGCAGGTCACGCCGGCGTTCGTCCGCGAGGTGGTCGGGGCGTTCGCCGTGCGCGGGGTGAACCACACGCTGCTGCACGCGCGGTTCAGCGACGAGAGCCAGATCGTCTACCCGCCGCCGTTCCAGCCGGTCAACCCGTGGTGGGCGGTGTCCGCGCCGCTGAACGACTGGATCGGCCGGCTGATGGAAGCCTGCCGCGCGCCGGCCAGGGCCCGGACCGCGCTGCTGCAGCCGCAACGCGCCGTCGAGTCCACACAGGACACTCCGGCGATGGCCGGCCTCGACACGGCGTTCCTCACCGCCGCTCACGCCCTGGAGGACGTGCAGGTCGACTTCGACTTCCTCGACGAAGGCGCGCTCGACGCCGACCCCGCCCTGGTGGCCCACGCCCGGCCGGACGGGCCGCGGCTGGTCGTCGGGCGGCAGGCCTACGGGATCGTGGTGGTGCCCCGGACGCCGATCCTCGCGGTCGGGTCGGTGCGGACGCTGATCCGGTTCGTCCGCGGCGGGGGCACCGTGGTCGTCGTCGGCGAACCACCGGCTCACGAAGCCGGGGGAGACGACGCGGGCCTGAGCGCCGCGCTCGGCGAGTTGTTCGCCGCGCGCACGGCGGTCCGGGTGGCCGACCCGGTGGCGGCCGCGACGGCGGCGGCCGCCGCGGGTGGCGCGGCGGCGGTGCTGGAGCCGCGGCACGCCGACGTCCGGGTGCTGCGCCTCGAAGGCGACGGGTGCGCCACGTTCGTGGTGCTGAACGAACGCGCCGAGGCGGTGGACCTCACCGCGACGTTCCCGGCGACCGGGGTGCCCGAGGTGTGGGACCCCGACACGGGCACCACGGCACCGGCGGGGGTGTGGCGGCGGGCGCCGTTCGCGGGCGAGCCCCGCGGCGGCACGGCGGTGGTGCTGCGGCTCGAGCCCAAAGCGACGCTGCTGGTGGTGTTCCGAGCCGGGCGGGAACCCGCGCACGCGGTGTCTTCGTCGGCGCCGGTGGAACGCGTGCGCATCGACGCCCGGGCCGCGATCGCCACGGTGCGGGTGACCGGGCCGGGACCGGTCACCGTCACCGCGGTCGACGGCGGCCGCCGGTACGCAGGCGGCGCACCGGTTTCCGATCCGCTCACGGCCATCCCGCTCGACGGCGACTGGGTGTTCCGGCCCGACCGCGAGGGCGCTCCGGAGAGCACGCGCCCGCTCGGGTCCTGGACCGCCCTGGACCCGGCGTACTCGGGTGCGGCTTGGTACGAAAAGGAATTCGAAGTGGCCGCGGAGACCTTGGCCGGCCGCAAGTGGCTCCTCGACCTCGGGGAGGTCCACGAGGTGGCCGAGGTCGAGATCAACGGAAAGCCGGCCGGATCCCGGCTGTGGCCGCCGTACCGGCTGGACGTCACGGCGGCGCTGCGGCCGGGCCGGACCAAGCTGCGGGTGCGGGTGACGAACACGGGGGCGAACGCGCGTGGCGAGGCGCTCACGTCCGGCTTGCTCGGTCCGGTGAGGCTGCGGCCGTACCGCCTCGTCGACGTCCCGCTGTCCTGA
- a CDS encoding MAB_1171c family putative transporter, protein MSSKITLIVVQGVILFPALLWKVYQLTRAPGDVARWMVTACLACFAAAYPLGLLAGDVNQPDPGRIVPLLFQHIFLCGLVFSLACFFLFSALPPARARRRAWLEAVPLGTAILVMATVTLLMPDVPPAQYPRAGVSVFYLAADLYLTYGIASACFFARRYARGAAPRLARGLSVAAAGFAIGALGGATLIAVVLVHWAGAAIPRLLVQATVWLVFPSAILLVVGLSYPGVATRLAAARVWWQHLRTYHRLRPLWTKLHEAFPEDALNRTPPGRWDALSVLGVHRRYYRRVIECRDGLVRISPYVARLEGPLPDRLTEALRAHARREPAPEEPTPIAIPEGAGLDDDARELVTLSESLAGRTGAASRPAGAAGSPVSRRAR, encoded by the coding sequence GTGAGCAGCAAGATCACGCTCATCGTGGTGCAGGGGGTGATCCTCTTCCCCGCCCTGCTGTGGAAGGTCTACCAGCTCACCCGCGCGCCGGGCGACGTCGCCCGCTGGATGGTCACCGCCTGCCTGGCCTGCTTCGCGGCCGCCTACCCGCTGGGCCTCTTGGCCGGGGACGTCAACCAGCCGGACCCCGGGCGGATCGTGCCGCTGCTGTTCCAGCACATCTTCCTCTGCGGTCTGGTGTTCTCGCTGGCGTGCTTCTTCCTGTTCTCGGCCCTGCCGCCCGCCCGGGCGCGACGGCGCGCCTGGCTGGAAGCGGTACCGCTGGGCACGGCGATCCTGGTGATGGCGACCGTCACCCTGCTCATGCCGGACGTCCCCCCGGCGCAGTACCCCCGCGCCGGGGTCTCGGTCTTCTACCTCGCGGCCGACCTGTACCTCACCTACGGCATCGCGAGCGCCTGCTTCTTCGCCCGGCGCTACGCGCGCGGGGCGGCGCCGCGGCTGGCCCGCGGGCTGTCGGTGGCGGCGGCGGGGTTCGCGATCGGCGCGCTGGGCGGAGCGACCCTGATCGCGGTGGTCCTGGTGCACTGGGCGGGCGCGGCGATCCCCCGGCTGCTGGTCCAGGCGACGGTCTGGCTGGTGTTCCCGAGCGCGATCCTGCTGGTCGTCGGCCTGTCCTACCCCGGCGTGGCCACCCGCCTGGCGGCGGCCCGCGTGTGGTGGCAGCACCTGCGGACGTACCACCGCCTCCGTCCGTTGTGGACAAAGCTGCACGAGGCGTTCCCGGAGGACGCGCTGAACCGCACACCGCCGGGCCGGTGGGACGCCCTGAGCGTGCTCGGCGTCCACCGCCGTTACTACCGGAGGGTGATCGAATGCCGCGACGGGCTGGTCCGGATCAGCCCGTACGTCGCGCGCCTGGAGGGTCCGTTGCCGGATCGCCTCACGGAGGCGTTGCGAGCGCACGCCCGCCGCGAACCGGCCCCGGAGGAGCCGACGCCGATCGCGATCCCGGAGGGCGCCGGCCTCGACGACGACGCCCGCGAGCTGGTCACCCTGTCCGAGTCCCTGGCGGGGCGGACCGGTGCAGCGTCCCGGCCGGCGGGCGCGGCCGGAAGCCCGGTCAGCCGCAGGGCACGCTGA
- a CDS encoding ImmA/IrrE family metallo-endopeptidase, protein MKERELRRRCRRLLNELGIRPPLDVLELCRSVGHQRGRPIRLIPHRIPVPGPFGAWIATARADYIVYQQDTSKPHQRHIILHELGHLLAGHGATEENHDLADRLAPGLEPEAVRRALLRTSYDTDHEREAETVATIILEWASVLDRVAPPSSDGGAARGIDAALDERLGWL, encoded by the coding sequence GTGAAGGAACGCGAGTTGCGGCGCCGCTGCAGGCGGCTGCTGAACGAGCTGGGCATCCGGCCGCCGCTCGACGTCCTCGAGCTGTGCCGCAGCGTCGGTCACCAGCGCGGCCGCCCGATCCGGCTGATCCCGCACCGGATCCCGGTGCCCGGGCCGTTCGGGGCCTGGATCGCCACCGCCCGGGCCGACTACATCGTCTACCAGCAGGACACGAGCAAGCCCCACCAGCGCCACATCATCCTGCACGAGCTGGGCCACCTGCTGGCCGGCCACGGCGCCACCGAGGAGAACCACGACCTGGCCGACCGGCTGGCACCGGGCCTGGAACCGGAGGCGGTCCGGCGGGCCCTGCTGCGCACCTCCTACGACACCGACCACGAGCGGGAGGCCGAGACGGTGGCGACGATCATCCTGGAGTGGGCCTCGGTCCTCGACCGGGTCGCCCCGCCGTCGTCGGACGGGGGTGCCGCGCGGGGGATCGACGCCGCGCTGGACGAACGGCTGGGCTGGCTGTGA
- a CDS encoding molybdopterin-dependent oxidoreductase, with product MATEVATFCPLCVSRCGATATVEDGRLLALRPLPGHPTGQAICVKGKAAPEIVAHAGRLRHPLRRTAPKGAADPGWERIGWDEALATVAARLTAIAAESGPEAVVFGTASPSTSAMSDSVDWLTRLRRAFGSPNLVSYMELCGWGRHLATTYTWGEPVPGAYLPDLERAGCILYWGYNPSVSRLAHATATTAALRRGAKLVVVDPRRAGLASKADHWLRVRPGTDAALALAITNEMIENGWYDADFVTRWTNASWAVRADTGELLAPATPPPDGVATRRVWDLIAEECARFTPGVAERITGVPADRITAAARLLREARPVAFYTWSGLEQHSNATQTVRAIAQLYALTGCLDVPGGNVLFTPVPANPVDGMPLLSAGQRAKAIGIRERPLGPARFEFVTGEDFYRAALDGVPYRARALVNFGANLVLAHGDSARGLDALGALDFFVHTDLFMNPTAEQADIVLPATSAWEAEALRIGFETSQDAQSTVQLRRPLAAPRGEARPDLRIIFDLALALGLGEHFFDGDIEAAWRHQLAPSGVSLEQLRAAPEGIRLPLRTVHRKYEQRGFRTPSGVVELYSEALLRQGYPPLPGYDEPSLSPLSRPDLAARYPLILTCAKSLFFCETQHRAVTSLRKSAPDPQVELHPDTAAARGITAGDWVRLETPRGSVRARAKFNVNLHPDVVCGQHGWWQPAAGLGEPGYPVTGDGSANLNLVLGQGPSDPVSGSSPLRASLCEIARENG from the coding sequence ATGGCGACCGAAGTGGCGACGTTCTGCCCGCTGTGCGTGTCCCGGTGCGGGGCCACCGCCACCGTCGAGGACGGGCGCCTGCTCGCCCTGCGCCCGCTGCCCGGCCACCCCACCGGCCAGGCGATCTGCGTCAAGGGCAAGGCCGCGCCGGAGATCGTCGCGCACGCCGGGCGGCTGCGGCACCCCCTGCGGCGGACCGCTCCGAAGGGCGCGGCCGACCCCGGCTGGGAGCGCATCGGCTGGGACGAGGCGCTGGCCACCGTCGCGGCGCGGCTGACGGCGATCGCCGCCGAGTCCGGGCCGGAAGCGGTCGTGTTCGGCACTGCCTCGCCGTCGACGTCGGCCATGTCCGACTCCGTCGACTGGCTGACGCGGCTCCGGCGGGCCTTCGGCAGCCCGAACCTGGTGAGTTACATGGAGCTGTGCGGCTGGGGCCGCCACCTGGCCACCACCTACACCTGGGGCGAGCCGGTGCCCGGCGCCTACTTGCCCGACCTCGAACGCGCCGGCTGCATCCTCTATTGGGGGTACAACCCGTCGGTGTCCCGGCTCGCGCACGCCACTGCGACCACGGCGGCGCTGCGGCGCGGCGCGAAGCTCGTCGTGGTGGATCCGCGCCGGGCCGGGCTGGCGAGCAAGGCCGACCACTGGCTGCGCGTCCGGCCCGGCACGGACGCGGCACTCGCGCTGGCCATCACGAACGAGATGATCGAAAACGGCTGGTACGACGCAGATTTCGTCACCCGGTGGACCAACGCGTCGTGGGCGGTCCGGGCCGACACCGGCGAGCTGCTGGCGCCCGCCACACCCCCACCGGACGGGGTGGCGACCCGCCGCGTGTGGGACCTCATCGCCGAAGAGTGCGCCCGGTTCACCCCCGGCGTCGCCGAGCGGATCACCGGCGTGCCCGCGGACCGGATCACCGCCGCGGCCCGGCTGCTCCGGGAAGCGCGCCCGGTCGCGTTCTACACCTGGAGCGGGCTCGAACAGCACAGCAACGCGACGCAGACCGTGCGGGCCATCGCCCAGCTGTACGCCCTCACCGGCTGCCTCGACGTGCCCGGCGGGAACGTCCTGTTCACGCCGGTGCCGGCGAATCCGGTCGACGGGATGCCGCTGCTCTCCGCCGGACAGCGGGCCAAGGCCATCGGCATCCGCGAGCGGCCGCTCGGCCCGGCGCGGTTCGAGTTCGTCACCGGCGAGGACTTCTACCGGGCGGCGCTGGACGGCGTCCCGTACCGGGCCCGGGCGCTGGTCAACTTCGGCGCCAACCTGGTGCTGGCCCACGGCGACAGCGCCCGCGGGCTGGACGCGCTCGGCGCGCTGGACTTCTTCGTGCACACGGACCTGTTCATGAACCCGACCGCGGAACAGGCCGACATCGTGCTGCCGGCGACCAGCGCGTGGGAAGCCGAGGCGTTGCGGATCGGGTTCGAGACGAGCCAGGACGCGCAGTCCACCGTCCAGCTGCGCCGCCCCTTGGCCGCCCCGCGCGGCGAAGCCCGGCCGGACCTGCGGATCATCTTCGACCTCGCCCTCGCGCTCGGCCTGGGCGAGCACTTCTTCGACGGCGACATCGAGGCGGCTTGGCGCCACCAGCTCGCGCCCAGCGGCGTCAGCCTGGAACAGCTGCGGGCCGCGCCGGAGGGCATCCGCCTGCCGTTGCGGACGGTCCACCGCAAGTACGAGCAGCGCGGCTTCCGGACGCCCTCCGGCGTGGTCGAGCTGTACTCCGAGGCGCTGCTCCGGCAGGGCTACCCCCCGCTGCCGGGCTACGACGAGCCGTCGCTCAGCCCGCTGTCCCGGCCGGACCTGGCGGCCCGCTACCCGCTGATCCTCACCTGCGCCAAGTCGCTGTTCTTCTGCGAGACCCAGCACCGCGCCGTCACCAGCCTGCGCAAGTCCGCCCCCGACCCCCAGGTCGAGCTGCACCCCGACACGGCCGCGGCGCGCGGCATCACCGCCGGCGACTGGGTGCGGCTGGAGACGCCCCGGGGCAGCGTCCGCGCGCGGGCGAAGTTCAACGTCAACCTCCACCCGGACGTGGTGTGCGGCCAGCACGGCTGGTGGCAACCCGCGGCCGGGCTCGGCGAGCCGGGTTATCCGGTCACCGGCGACGGCAGCGCCAACCTCAACCTCGTGCTGGGCCAGGGACCGAGCGACCCGGTGAGCGGCAGTTCGCCGCTGCGCGCGTCGCTGTGCGAAATCGCGCGGGAGAACGGTTAG
- a CDS encoding serine hydrolase domain-containing protein, with translation MTQVQGTCDERFGEVRDALAESLAKEDVGASVAVVFRGEPVVDLWGGYADAGRTVAWERDTITNVWSSTKTMIALCALILADRGELDLDAPLVRYWPEFGAADVRVRHVLSHTSGLPVWDTPITLDDLCDPSKVTALLAAHKPRWTPGEIGCYHALTQGFLLGEVVRRITGKTIGAFFAAEVAGPLGADFHIGLPDADHHRVAPSLAPPGGLTVPPPTEHFDVAPNPELVPEDTNTAAWRRAEIPSGAGYGNARSVAAVQSVLSAGGTAGGVRLLSRAGCERALEEQYHGLDYGLGVPMRYGLGYGISGRNCFWGGMGGSLVFNDLDAGLTVAYVMNQMVDAIVGDGRGMSMVTAAYGGLG, from the coding sequence ATGACGCAGGTGCAGGGTACGTGCGATGAGCGGTTCGGAGAAGTGCGCGACGCGCTGGCGGAGTCCTTGGCCAAAGAGGATGTCGGCGCCTCGGTCGCGGTCGTCTTCCGCGGTGAACCCGTGGTCGATCTGTGGGGCGGGTACGCCGATGCCGGCCGAACCGTGGCCTGGGAACGGGACACGATCACCAACGTCTGGTCCAGCACCAAGACGATGATCGCGTTGTGCGCCTTGATCCTCGCCGATCGCGGGGAGCTGGACCTCGATGCGCCGCTCGTCCGGTACTGGCCGGAGTTCGGCGCCGCGGACGTGCGGGTGCGGCACGTCCTGTCGCACACTTCGGGGCTGCCCGTCTGGGACACGCCCATCACCCTCGACGACCTGTGCGACCCGAGCAAAGTCACCGCGTTGCTGGCCGCGCACAAACCGCGGTGGACGCCGGGGGAAATCGGCTGCTACCACGCACTCACGCAAGGGTTTCTGCTCGGCGAAGTGGTCCGGCGGATCACCGGGAAAACGATCGGCGCGTTCTTCGCCGCGGAGGTCGCCGGCCCGCTGGGTGCGGATTTCCACATCGGGCTGCCCGACGCCGACCACCACCGCGTCGCGCCGTCCCTCGCCCCGCCCGGCGGGCTGACCGTGCCGCCGCCCACCGAGCACTTCGACGTCGCGCCCAATCCCGAGCTGGTGCCCGAGGACACGAACACCGCGGCGTGGCGGCGCGCGGAGATCCCGTCGGGCGCCGGCTACGGCAATGCCCGGTCGGTCGCGGCCGTCCAGTCGGTCCTGTCGGCCGGGGGGACCGCCGGCGGGGTGCGGCTGCTGTCGCGGGCCGGGTGCGAGCGGGCCTTGGAGGAGCAGTACCACGGCCTCGATTACGGCCTGGGCGTCCCGATGCGGTACGGCCTGGGATACGGCATCAGCGGCCGCAACTGCTTCTGGGGCGGCATGGGTGGTTCCCTGGTGTTCAACGACCTCGACGCCGGCCTCACCGTCGCCTACGTGATGAACCAGATGGTCGACGCCATCGTGGGCGACGGCCGGGGCATGAGCATGGTGACCGCGGCTTACGGCGGTTTGGGGTGA